From a region of the Narcine bancroftii isolate sNarBan1 chromosome 5, sNarBan1.hap1, whole genome shotgun sequence genome:
- the LOC138763735 gene encoding guanine nucleotide-binding protein G(I)/G(S)/G(O) subunit gamma-12-like has protein sequence MASTNNIAQATRAVQQLKKESNIERIKVSKASADLVRYCEEHAKNDPLLMGIPTSENPFKDKKPCIIL, from the exons ATGGCCAGCACAAACAACATAGCACAAGCAACAAGGGCAGTTCAGCAACTTAAAAAAGAGTCCAATATTGAAAGGATAAAG GTCTCAAAAGCTTCAGCAGATCTTGTGCGCTACTGTGAAGAGCATGCCAAAAACGATCCTCTGCTCATGGGCATCCCAACCTCAGAAAACCCCTTCAAAGACAAGAAGCCCTGCATTATATTATAG